One Halococcus salsus genomic window, AAGATATATTCATACTCCATCGACAATACAGCTTTCGAAAAGAACTATGAATATTACGAACTCCCCCTCCTCCAGTTTTAATTTAACATTATCTCAACTTTAGATTTTCTCTAGTAGGCAAGTTCTATTCATGAAGTATTGCTCTCCTAAAGACTATTCGTCTCTGGTTGTTCGAAACCATCTCTTCCTAACACTTGCTTGGCCTCAGTTCTGCTGTTGACCCTGGATATTGTCTGGGGCCGTCTTCGGTGCATTTTCTGGCCGCTTTTTCTGGTTGGTTCCGCGCATACTTCGCTGGAGCGGAATTGGTATACCGCCATCCGTTTCAATCCAATCAAACAGGCGGTCGTGCATTACTTTGAGGAGTTTCTCGTGTTTCTTCTCGTTGACGAGGTTGTGTTGTTCAAGTGGGTCAGCTTTGAGGTCGTATAGTTCGTTCTTGACTGGGCCGTAGTACCAGATATATTTATATTGGCCTTCTCGTGTGCTGAACATTGTTGGATGCTGAGGAGCTCCGCCCCAGAACGATTCATAGAAGGGTTCCTTGCGTTTGCTCATCGTTCCCTCAGCGAGTGCTGGCAGAAACGATTCGCCACTCATGTAATCGGGCATGGAACGCCCGGCTTGCGCGAGAATCGTCGGTGCAATATCAACATTCGAAATGTGTTCATCGACAACTGTTCCTGGGTCAATCATTCCCGGTGCGTATGCGAGCAATGGCACGCGAAGTGACGTCTCATAGGCAGTCTGCTTGCCGATCAGTCCGTGTTCGCCGAGCGTGTAACCGTTGTCACCCATGTATAACATCAGCGTCGAATCAGCCAATCCCGACTTATTGAGTCGATCCATTATTGCACCGACGCTTTCGTCAAGCGCCAGTAGTGTCTCGCTGTATCGACGATAGAGCTCATCGAAGCTAAAACGACCGCCAAAAACATAGTTCACGCCGCGTGGACCGTCGCGTTGGTTTTTCACCCAATCAGGTTTTCCAGCATAATTCTTCTTCGTGTTCGCCATCGTTTTTGGATACTTGATGGGTGCGTTTGCGTACCGGGTCCGATGACGTGGTGCTGGCCGGAATTGCAAATGGGGAGCCTTGTGTGAGAGATATAGGAAAAAGGGTTTGTCGCTATCCCGGTTTTTGAGCCACTTTTCGGCGTACTCAGTCAAGATATCGGTAATGTAGCCCTTACGTCTCACTCGATTTCCGTTGATATTGAGCGTCGGATTGAAATACGATCCCTGGCCCTCGAAGCTGACCCAGTGATCGAACCCGGGACGCGGTTGCGCATTGTCCATATGGTATGTATGCCATTTCCCGATGAATGCTGTTTCGTAGCCCGCATCCTGGAGGTGTTCGATGAAGAATGGATCGTGGTCTGTTTTCGTGTGCTGGTTGTCAATGACACCGTGCTCGTGTGCATATTGTCCAGTAAGAATCGAGGCGCGACTTGGCGCACAGAGTGGCGTATTGACCGAAGCGTTCCGGAGGTGTGCCCCATTCTTCGCCATACGGTCCATGTTTGGTGTCTCTAAGAACTCCGGAGTCCCCGATTCGTCCATGAAACTCATAAAGTCGTATCGGTGGTCATCACTGAGCATGAACACGACGTTACGCTGCTCGATCGTTGAATCCTTATTTTGTAGTATGTCGATATTCGAATTACAACCGCTGAGCGCCCCAGTAACCCCCACTCCGCCAACCGCTTTGAGAGCGTTTCGACGGTGAAGACTCTGTTCCGAGTGCTCCGCCGAATGGTTGATCATGGTTGATACCAAGATAACCGTGATGAGTGGTCTTTCGTCTTTTGAAATTGTATCATACTATACTGGCGTGAGCGAATTCGGCGACGATCGCCTCAATGCTGAGTTTGTTGAGATATAGCTCAAAAGACTGATAGTTGTCCCACCCGCCGATCCCCATTACAACACGGGGATTCATCCGCTCGCAAACGAGACACGAATGGGCGAAGTGTCGTCGAAGGTCGTGAGAGGACACCTTCCGTGAATCGTCGTTGCCTGTACGATCAACTGCTCTCGTCGCGGCGGATTTCATGATTCGCTGCATCATCCCGGGGGCCATATCGATCACGAGATCTGACTGAGCGATGCTCTCGGTCCGTAATAGCGGTGCAGGTGTAGATCGTGTTCGACCTCACGCGGGAGGTAGGCGTTTTCGGTTTCCCGCCACCCCCTGTGGTGACTTTGCCCTGCGGCACGCGGAGGAAGTAGTAATCCCCGTCCTCGACTAGTTCGCGCCTTGGAGGACGGCTCCCAGAAAGCCAAAATGCCGACGAGAAAGGCCACACGCATTACCGGAATAGCGTGTGCACCTACGGCAGGGGCAAAAGGCGTAGACTCCGACGACCCAGCACCGATAGTCCACGTCATGAACAGGCTCGCAATTCCTGCGACGATGGCTATCAATACTGTTCCGACATCAACCATCGGTGGTGGTGCAATCGCCGAGATAACAAAAATGCGAGTGGCAAGCGCTGGGAACAGCACTATCCGTTCATAGAACATCGTAATTTGCAATGGCGACTGAGGGACGCTGTGGATACGAGCAACCCGTAATCACCAAAGAAGATGTCGGCGCAGTCTGTTGTTGGCGGCCAATTTGGGAAACCCATGAACGGTGTATCTGGCACGCCGACGAGACCGGGAAGCCTCGTGGGGCGTTCGAAGACCATCCACCCGAGCGGGACGAGCGCCTCGATGGGGCGGTACTCCGCGGAGCTTTTCTCACCGATATGGATTGGCTCGTTGGTGGAACTCTCATCGGTGCGGATTTCTCCGACGCAATCATTCGAGAGGCGGATCTCGCTGGTGCAGATCTCCGGCGGGCGAACTTCCGGAACGCCGACGCACGCAGCGCGAACTTTACCGACGCGAACGTCGAGGACGCCGAATTCGTCCACACTCAGATTC contains:
- a CDS encoding sulfatase, whose product is MINHSAEHSEQSLHRRNALKAVGGVGVTGALSGCNSNIDILQNKDSTIEQRNVVFMLSDDHRYDFMSFMDESGTPEFLETPNMDRMAKNGAHLRNASVNTPLCAPSRASILTGQYAHEHGVIDNQHTKTDHDPFFIEHLQDAGYETAFIGKWHTYHMDNAQPRPGFDHWVSFEGQGSYFNPTLNINGNRVRRKGYITDILTEYAEKWLKNRDSDKPFFLYLSHKAPHLQFRPAPRHRTRYANAPIKYPKTMANTKKNYAGKPDWVKNQRDGPRGVNYVFGGRFSFDELYRRYSETLLALDESVGAIMDRLNKSGLADSTLMLYMGDNGYTLGEHGLIGKQTAYETSLRVPLLAYAPGMIDPGTVVDEHISNVDIAPTILAQAGRSMPDYMSGESFLPALAEGTMSKRKEPFYESFWGGAPQHPTMFSTREGQYKYIWYYGPVKNELYDLKADPLEQHNLVNEKKHEKLLKVMHDRLFDWIETDGGIPIPLQRSMRGTNQKKRPENAPKTAPDNIQGQQQN
- a CDS encoding tyrosine-type recombinase/integrase is translated as MAPGMMQRIMKSAATRAVDRTGNDDSRKVSSHDLRRHFAHSCLVCERMNPRVVMGIGGWDNYQSFELYLNKLSIEAIVAEFAHASIV